The sequence below is a genomic window from Synechococcus sp. PCC 7335.
GGCCAAATCGTGAGCTTCTTGTACCGACGCTGAACACAGCAGCGCACAACCCGTCATCCGCGTGGCCATCACATCGCTATGATCGCCGAAAATAGACAGGGCCTGGGCTGCCACTGAGCGGGCCGCAATGTGGATGGCTGTAGGAGAGAGTTCTCCGGCAATCTTGTAGAGATTGGGAAGCATTAACAACAATCCCTGAGACGCTGTAAATGTTGTAGTTACCGCCCCCGCCTGCAATGAACCATGGAGAGCACCCGCTACCCCTGCCTCACTTTGCAGTTGCACAATGGTCGGCACACTTCCCCACAAATTAGGTTGTTCCATGGTAGACCAAGCATCAGCCCACTCTGCCATGGGAGAAGACGGCGTGATTGGATAAATCGCTACCACCTCATTTAGACGGTAGGCTACCCGAGCTACCGCTTCGTTACCATCTAATGTTGCAAATTGGCGAGTTTTCATGATGACAGCGCCTCCAATTGAGTGAGTTCTTGTCTTGTTTGCTGAGATTCTGCTTCATTCAAAATGCTGAGGGTAACAACCCATGACAACAATCACGAGCACATAGGTTCCAAACACACAGGTTCGAAAAATCACTTTGGCAAGACTTGACCTATCGAATGGTGCTGGCAAGGTGAGCCCTTTCCACTCAGCGCACCACCGTCACCATAACAACGCTCAGCATACTTTCTGATAATCTCCATATGCTATAAGTAGCTAGCGCGTTTATCTGTCGTTTTAGTAACGGTTTTAAACATCTGTTGCTCTTTACTTAAAGAGGCTTTTAGAAGCGGCTGACGCGACTCAAATACTTTCGCGCTCAAATATCCTGTTTCTAAACATTCTATTTATCAAAGAAAATTCCTAGAAAAGTACAAGCCGCTTAGTGGCTTAGTGCCATGATACAAACACACAACAAACATCAAACAAATACGCAAACATTGATGAGGTTGTTTCTGTAGCGCTTAGGACTATAGGGCTAGGAGCTGTAGAGTTGAGGGTAGAAAACTATCAACTCTACAGCTCTTAGCAGAAGAATTTCTTTGATAAGTCAGCGTTACTTAACTTATCTCGGAGGGCTAAACCATTCTGCTCTGCTAGACTGCTGATTGAAATGCATCCAAGTTTCACAGAGCCAGTTTTGTAAGGCCAGCTTTAAAGGGCCAGTTTTATAAAATTTGTTTCTCAGATTCTGAGTTGAGTGTTTGATATTCGAGATCACCAAATTGGGATAAGCAATGAGTTGGTATTTTCCATTGAGTTTACAATAGATGAAAATCTATTCTGTTTCTAGAAATCGTGAATAACTTCTTAGGATATTTCTGAGAAATGGCTGACATAAAAACAGAAGATAATGTTAAGACTAAAGTCAGAAGCAGAAGCTGTTGTTTAAATCACATTTTTTCAAGATAACAGCGCCCTGAATACACAGTTCTTGGAATACAATTGCTTGATATACAGTTCTCGAATGACGAATTGAGCAGCTTCTGAAGAAAAGTACTGTGTGGCCAGGATTATTGAATATACAAAAGTTTTTAACGATTGTTAATTAGGCAGGTGTTTTATGGTTGCAACTCCTCTAAGACCCTTAGTTCAAACTCAGGCAACAACTTCACAGCAAGCATGGGATGGGTTTGCCGCAGGCGCCTGGTGCGAGCAAATTGCTGTGCGCGATTTCATCCAGCTAAATTATCGTCCGTATGAGGGCGATCGCACATTTCTTGCAGAAGCTACCCCCCGGACTCAGCAGCTCTGGGCACAGGTGTCGGTGCTGATGAAGCAAGAACGCGAGCAAGGTATTTTAGATACCGATACCGCAGTGCCTACAGGTATCACGGCACATGAAGCAGGCTTCGTCGATGCAGGTTTAGAAGAGATTGTCGGACTGCAAACAGACAAGCCCTTGAAGCGAGCCATCATGCCCTTAGGTGGCATTCGCGTGGTGGAAAAGTCGCTGGAAGCCTATGGCTATGAGATTGATCCTGCTCTCCACGAGATTTTCACCAAATACCGCAAAACGCACAACGACGGCGTGTTTGATGCCTACACGCCTGAGATGCGTGCTGCGCGGCACGTTGGGATTATCACTGGCTTGCCCGATGCCTATGGTCGAGGTCGAATCATTGGTGATTATCGGCGCGTTGCCCTCTATGGTATTGACCGACTAGTGGCCGACAAGCAGGCAGCGCTAGCTGCAACCAACGCGGCCACCATGTCTGAAGCGGTGATCCGCGATCGCGAAGAAATCAACGAACAAATTCGTGCTCTTAAAGAGCTGCAGGCGATGGCTGCCAAGTACGGCCAAGACATTAGCCGGCCGGCCACAAACGCCAAAGAAGCGATCCAGTGGACATATTTTGGCTATCTCGGCGCGATTAAAGAACAAAACGGCGCGGCAATGTCGTTTGGTCGCACTTCCACCTTCCTCGATATCTATATCGAGCGCGACTTGGCCAATGGCATCCTCACAGAATCAGCCGCGCAAGAGCTGATCGATGATCTGGTGATTAAGCTACGCATGGTGAGATTCCTACGTGCCCCAGCTTATAACGAACTCTTCTCGGGAGATCCGGTATGGGTAACCGAATCCATTGGTGGGGTTGGTGAAGATGGCAGACCACTGGTAAGCAAGTCCAGCTTCCGATTCTTGCAAACCCTCTACAACCTAGGGCCAGCACCTGAGCCGAACCTGACAGTACTATGGTCGGAGCAAATGCCCAAAGCTTTCAAACAGTTCTGCGCTCAAGTCTCGATTGACACTAGCTCCATTCAGTACGAAAACGACGATCTGATGCGCCCGCTATATGGCGACGACTATGGCATTGCCTGCTGCGTGTCGGCCATGCGTATTGGTAAGCAAATGCAGTTCTTTGGCGCTAGGGTGAATCTTGCCAAGGCACTGCTGTATGCGATTAATGGCGGCAAGGACGAAAAAGCTGGCCAACAGGTCGCGCCAGTCACTGAGCCGATTACCACAGACACTCTCGACTATGACGAGGTAATGGCGAAGTTTGATCCTACCCTTGACTGGCTGGCCAACCTGTATGTGAACACGCTCAACGTAATTCACTTCATGCACGACAAATACTGCTATGAGCGGCTAGAAATGGCGCTGCACGATCCAGAAGTGTTCCGCACAATGGCTTGCGGTATTGCTGGACTTTCTGTAGTGGGCGATGCGCTCTCGGCCATCAAGCACAGCAGCGTGAAAGTGTTGCGTAATGAAGACGGATTAGCCGTCGATTACGAGATTGAAGGCGACTATCCGAAGTTTGGCAACAACGATAATCGCGTTGATAGCATTACTGCCGATGTGGTTACTCGCTTTATGAACAAGATTCGTAAGTGCCAAACCTATCGAAACGCTACGCCCACTCAGTCGATTTTGACCATTACGTCTAACGTCGTTTATGGCAAGAAAACGGGCAATACGCCCGACGGTCGCAAAGCGGGTGAGCCCTTTGGACCAGGCGCGAATCCTATGCATGGGCGGGATACGAAGGGTGCGATCGCCGCCTGCGAATCTGTTGCCAAACTCCCTTATGAAGACGCCCAAGATGGTATCTCTTTTACTTTCTCAATCGTGCCCCAGGCGTTAGGCAAACAAAGCGAAGACCAGGTGAACAACCTAGTTGGCCTACTAGACGGCTACTTCCACAACACTGGCCACCACATCAACATCAACGTGCTCAATCGAGACACTTTGCTAGATGCAATGGATCACCCAGAGGAATATCCGCAGCTCACTATTCGAGTTTCTGGCTACGCAGTAAACTTTATTAAGCTCACCCGCGAACAGCAGCTCGATGTGATCAGCCGGACGTTCCATGAACGGTTCTAATCAAGACTCTCATTCGGATTCTCACTCAGACTCCCGTTTGGATGGTCAAAGCGGTCGAATTCATTCCGTCGAAACCTGTGGCACCGTAGATGGGCCGGGTATTCGGTTTGTGATTTTCACTCAAGGCTGTCGTCTGCGATGCCAGTATTGTCACAACCCAGATACCCGTGACCCTCACGGCGGAAAAGCAGTGACAGTGGAGGCGTTAATTCAAGAGATCAAACAGTATCGTACCTATATGCACTCTTCTGGGGGCGGAGTGACGGTTTCAGGCGGAGAGCCGCTGCTACAGCCTGAGTTTGTTAGAGAAATCTTTCAGCAATGTCAAGCCGAGGGAATTCATACCGCGTTAGATACTTCCGGGTATCCTGATTTTGAGCGATCAAAGCCTGTTCTAGACTATACCGATCTTGTTCTGCTAGATATTAAGTCTTCTGATCCGAAAACATATCACCAAGTGACGCAAGTAGCCCTTGAGCCGACATTACGCTTTGCGAAGCATCTGAGTGAGATTCATAAACCTATGTGGATTCGCTTTGTGCTAGTGCCTGGGTTAACCGACGCACCGGCGAATGTGGCAGGCGTCGCACAGTTTGCTAGTAGCCTCAGTTCCGTTGAAAGAGTAGATATTTTACCCTTTCATCAGATGGCCGCCTACAAGTGGGAAATGATGGGTTACAAGTATCTGCTGAAGGACACGCCTACGCCCACCGCCGAGCAGATTCAGCAGGCCATCGATATATTTGCTCAGCATGGCTTGAGCGCGCAATAACGGCGATCGCCTCGTCTACGTGATTAGGAATATCAGGCACAAGTACGATTCTCTTAAAGAGTTCTATATTC
It includes:
- the pflB gene encoding formate C-acetyltransferase; translated protein: MVATPLRPLVQTQATTSQQAWDGFAAGAWCEQIAVRDFIQLNYRPYEGDRTFLAEATPRTQQLWAQVSVLMKQEREQGILDTDTAVPTGITAHEAGFVDAGLEEIVGLQTDKPLKRAIMPLGGIRVVEKSLEAYGYEIDPALHEIFTKYRKTHNDGVFDAYTPEMRAARHVGIITGLPDAYGRGRIIGDYRRVALYGIDRLVADKQAALAATNAATMSEAVIRDREEINEQIRALKELQAMAAKYGQDISRPATNAKEAIQWTYFGYLGAIKEQNGAAMSFGRTSTFLDIYIERDLANGILTESAAQELIDDLVIKLRMVRFLRAPAYNELFSGDPVWVTESIGGVGEDGRPLVSKSSFRFLQTLYNLGPAPEPNLTVLWSEQMPKAFKQFCAQVSIDTSSIQYENDDLMRPLYGDDYGIACCVSAMRIGKQMQFFGARVNLAKALLYAINGGKDEKAGQQVAPVTEPITTDTLDYDEVMAKFDPTLDWLANLYVNTLNVIHFMHDKYCYERLEMALHDPEVFRTMACGIAGLSVVGDALSAIKHSSVKVLRNEDGLAVDYEIEGDYPKFGNNDNRVDSITADVVTRFMNKIRKCQTYRNATPTQSILTITSNVVYGKKTGNTPDGRKAGEPFGPGANPMHGRDTKGAIAACESVAKLPYEDAQDGISFTFSIVPQALGKQSEDQVNNLVGLLDGYFHNTGHHININVLNRDTLLDAMDHPEEYPQLTIRVSGYAVNFIKLTREQQLDVISRTFHERF
- the pflA gene encoding pyruvate formate-lyase-activating protein, with translation MNGSNQDSHSDSHSDSRLDGQSGRIHSVETCGTVDGPGIRFVIFTQGCRLRCQYCHNPDTRDPHGGKAVTVEALIQEIKQYRTYMHSSGGGVTVSGGEPLLQPEFVREIFQQCQAEGIHTALDTSGYPDFERSKPVLDYTDLVLLDIKSSDPKTYHQVTQVALEPTLRFAKHLSEIHKPMWIRFVLVPGLTDAPANVAGVAQFASSLSSVERVDILPFHQMAAYKWEMMGYKYLLKDTPTPTAEQIQQAIDIFAQHGLSAQ